One genomic window of Niveibacterium sp. SC-1 includes the following:
- a CDS encoding helix-turn-helix domain-containing protein, translated as MKLGGQDIPSYTCRMVGDILGQIGNKWSILVMVLLSSSPWTFNALRREIGVVTQKVLTSTLRGLERDGYIGRTVLPGKVIRVEYRLTQLGRDALKPMNALAAFALHRQAEVLAARAAYDDAKRLGPEEG; from the coding sequence ATGAAACTGGGCGGGCAGGACATTCCTTCCTACACTTGCCGCATGGTGGGAGACATCCTCGGCCAGATCGGCAACAAATGGTCCATCCTGGTCATGGTGTTGCTGTCGTCCAGCCCCTGGACGTTCAATGCACTGCGCCGGGAGATCGGGGTCGTCACCCAGAAGGTGCTGACCTCGACTTTGCGGGGATTGGAACGAGACGGCTACATCGGCCGGACCGTCCTGCCGGGCAAGGTGATACGGGTCGAATATCGCCTGACGCAGCTCGGACGCGATGCGCTGAAGCCCATGAATGCGCTGGCGGCGTTCGCGCTTCACCGCCAGGCGGAAGTTCTGGCGGCCCGCGCCGCCTACGACGACGCCAAAAGGCTCGGCCCGGAAGAGGGCTAG
- a CDS encoding endo-1,4-beta-xylanase — protein MIQRLLRAGLLACTALCLAPQVPAADKAGGKPVPSLAETYAPYFPVGAAITPGQVMMGNGGDFIARQFSVVVAENAMKPQSLNKFGPGRYEFEAADALVDFAGKHGIKVRGHALVWHQQAADWMFYGSGPNGDATREELTERLRTYIHDVVGHFKGRVWAWDVVNEAFVPDESVAQEGGWRKSHWYRILGPDYIALAFQFAHEADPEALLFYNDYGTESPRKRTLILALIRDLQKRGVPIHGIGHQSHYTIAQPADFGGLETTIEDVGALGLTNHITELDISLNANLMKDAISEVTPALLKLQAARYRDFFEMCLRQQKVVSAMLMWGLNDDVSWLRTWPFARMDAPLLFDGALKP, from the coding sequence ATGATCCAGCGACTGCTGCGCGCCGGCCTCCTCGCCTGCACCGCGCTGTGCCTCGCGCCCCAGGTGCCCGCCGCCGACAAGGCGGGCGGCAAGCCAGTCCCCTCCCTCGCGGAAACCTACGCTCCCTACTTCCCCGTGGGCGCGGCGATCACGCCCGGCCAGGTGATGATGGGCAATGGCGGCGACTTCATCGCCCGCCAGTTCTCCGTGGTGGTGGCCGAAAACGCGATGAAGCCGCAGAGCTTGAACAAGTTCGGCCCCGGCCGCTACGAGTTCGAGGCGGCCGATGCGCTGGTCGATTTCGCCGGCAAGCACGGGATCAAGGTCCGCGGTCACGCCCTGGTCTGGCACCAGCAGGCGGCCGACTGGATGTTCTACGGCAGCGGCCCGAACGGGGACGCGACGCGCGAGGAGCTCACCGAGCGGCTGCGCACCTACATCCACGACGTGGTGGGCCACTTCAAGGGCCGGGTGTGGGCCTGGGACGTGGTCAATGAGGCCTTCGTGCCGGACGAGAGCGTGGCGCAGGAAGGCGGCTGGCGCAAGAGCCACTGGTACCGGATCCTCGGCCCGGACTACATCGCGCTGGCCTTCCAGTTCGCGCATGAGGCCGACCCCGAGGCGCTGCTCTTCTACAACGACTACGGCACCGAGAGCCCGCGCAAGCGCACGCTGATCCTCGCCCTCATCCGCGACCTGCAGAAGCGCGGCGTGCCCATCCACGGCATCGGCCACCAGTCGCACTACACGATCGCGCAACCCGCGGACTTCGGCGGGCTGGAGACGACCATCGAGGACGTGGGCGCGCTCGGGCTCACCAACCACATCACCGAACTCGACATCAGCCTGAATGCGAACCTGATGAAGGACGCGATCTCCGAAGTGACGCCCGCGCTTCTCAAGCTGCAGGCCGCGCGCTATCGCGACTTCTTCGAGATGTGCCTGCGCCAGCAGAAGGTGGTGTCCGCCATGCTGATGTGGGGGCTCAACGACGACGTGTCGTGGCTCAGAACCTGGCCCTTCGCGCGCATGGATGCGCCGCTGCTCTTCGATGGCGCGCTCAAGCCCTAG
- a CDS encoding nucleotidyltransferase domain-containing protein, translating to MTLAPSLPDLPTHVRPHHRATIARVIERHATQPGVLALILAGSVIRGEGAENSDIDFMLVVDLATQAERAARNALCIYDPEAATYEGGYADGKVVDVAFLEEVAGRGNEVIRAAFEGAVVAHCVDARIPPLLARIPVYQDAGHEERLASFRAQLQVSQWYVGEAEKRTDRYLLMKSAADLAFWSARLILAHNRMLYPFHKWLFRRLAAAPEQPAGLQAAIDCLLAEPARRHGDALAELVLQWRDWPDGGEAWPQRFLRDTEWAWRRGAAPVADW from the coding sequence ATGACCCTCGCCCCGTCCCTGCCGGACCTGCCCACGCACGTACGTCCCCATCATCGCGCCACCATAGCGCGTGTCATCGAACGCCATGCCACGCAGCCCGGCGTACTCGCGCTGATCCTCGCCGGCTCGGTGATCCGCGGCGAGGGCGCGGAGAACTCCGACATCGACTTCATGCTCGTGGTCGACCTTGCCACCCAGGCCGAGCGCGCCGCGCGCAACGCGCTGTGCATCTACGATCCGGAAGCCGCGACCTACGAAGGTGGCTATGCCGATGGCAAGGTGGTCGACGTCGCCTTCCTCGAAGAAGTCGCCGGGCGCGGCAACGAGGTCATCCGCGCGGCCTTCGAGGGCGCGGTCGTCGCGCACTGCGTGGATGCACGCATCCCGCCACTGCTCGCGCGCATCCCGGTCTATCAGGACGCGGGTCATGAGGAGCGACTCGCGAGTTTCCGCGCCCAGTTGCAGGTGTCGCAGTGGTACGTGGGCGAGGCCGAGAAGCGCACCGACCGCTATCTGCTGATGAAGTCCGCCGCCGACCTCGCCTTCTGGAGCGCGCGCCTGATCCTCGCGCACAACCGGATGCTCTATCCCTTCCACAAGTGGCTGTTCCGTCGCCTCGCCGCGGCACCGGAGCAACCCGCCGGCCTGCAGGCCGCGATCGATTGCCTGCTCGCCGAACCCGCTCGCCGCCACGGCGATGCGCTGGCCGAGCTGGTGCTGCAATGGCGCGACTGGCCCGATGGTGGCGAAGCCTGGCCGCAGCGCTTCCTGCGCGATACCGAATGGGCCTGGCGGCGCGGCGCCGCACCGGTCGCGGACTGGTAG
- a CDS encoding YdeI/OmpD-associated family protein, giving the protein MSTEIHKGEEIRLFENAAAWQRWLERHHAAATGLWLKFAKKDSGYRSLSLGEAIEVALCLGWIDSRKETLDADFWILRFTPRGARSRWSQINCAKVEALISAGRMQPAGLAEIDRAKSDGRWEAAYAPQSRATVPDDLRAALDAQPAAAAFFLTLSAQNRYAVLHRIAEAKKPETRARRIEKFVAMLAEGKTLH; this is encoded by the coding sequence ATGAGCACCGAGATCCACAAGGGCGAAGAGATCCGCCTGTTCGAGAACGCGGCGGCCTGGCAGCGCTGGCTCGAGCGCCACCATGCGGCCGCCACCGGCCTCTGGCTCAAGTTCGCGAAGAAGGATTCCGGCTACCGCTCGCTGAGTCTCGGCGAGGCGATCGAGGTCGCGCTTTGCCTGGGCTGGATAGACAGCCGCAAGGAGACGCTGGACGCGGATTTCTGGATCCTGCGCTTCACCCCGCGGGGCGCGCGCAGTCGCTGGTCGCAGATCAACTGTGCCAAGGTCGAGGCGCTGATCAGCGCCGGGCGCATGCAACCGGCCGGCCTCGCCGAGATCGATCGCGCAAAGTCCGATGGCCGCTGGGAGGCCGCCTACGCGCCGCAGAGCCGGGCCACGGTGCCGGATGACCTGCGTGCTGCGCTGGACGCCCAGCCCGCGGCGGCGGCCTTCTTCCTGACCTTGAGCGCGCAGAACCGCTACGCCGTGCTGCATCGGATCGCCGAGGCCAAGAAGCCGGAAACCCGCGCGCGCCGGATCGAGAAATTCGTCGCGATGCTGGCCGAGGGCAAGACCCTGCATTGA
- a CDS encoding four-helix bundle copper-binding protein gives MSTASQRNSLAACIEACRDCHDTCLSMATGHCLFMGGHHAEPEHIRTLLLCAQTCELAISAMVMESTLHKEICELCADICDACATTCSGLEGMEDCYERSRICKDLCESMAEA, from the coding sequence ATGAGCACCGCATCACAACGCAACAGCCTTGCCGCCTGCATCGAAGCCTGCCGCGACTGCCACGACACCTGCCTGTCGATGGCGACCGGCCACTGCCTGTTCATGGGTGGCCATCATGCGGAGCCGGAACACATCCGCACGCTGCTGCTCTGCGCACAGACCTGCGAGCTGGCGATCAGCGCGATGGTGATGGAGTCCACCCTGCACAAGGAGATCTGCGAGCTTTGCGCTGACATCTGTGATGCCTGCGCCACCACATGCTCCGGCCTCGAAGGCATGGAGGATTGCTACGAACGCAGTCGCATCTGCAAGGATCTCTGCGAATCCATGGCCGAGGCCTGA
- a CDS encoding VanZ family protein: MDISPPPLAAAQAVPSLRLAHVWWSIGFVLVATVLVLSLIPDPPQLKEDPSNWSGHLSAYGVLMAWFARLVPPARRPLAALLLIAMGVGVEFLQGMTGYRSFDPTDMLANSCGVMLGWLASPPRLPSGLVAVERLLLRRPA, from the coding sequence ATGGATATCTCCCCGCCTCCGCTCGCGGCCGCACAGGCCGTGCCTTCGCTACGTCTGGCGCACGTCTGGTGGAGCATCGGCTTCGTGCTGGTCGCCACCGTGCTGGTGCTCTCGCTGATCCCCGATCCGCCGCAACTCAAGGAAGACCCGAGCAACTGGAGCGGACATCTTTCGGCCTACGGCGTGCTGATGGCCTGGTTCGCACGCCTCGTCCCGCCCGCACGCCGCCCGCTCGCGGCACTCTTGCTGATCGCAATGGGCGTGGGCGTCGAATTCCTGCAAGGCATGACCGGCTACCGCAGCTTCGATCCCACCGACATGCTGGCCAACAGCTGCGGCGTCATGCTGGGCTGGCTTGCGAGTCCGCCGCGCCTGCCCAGCGGACTCGTCGCCGTGGAGCGCCTGCTGTTGCGACGTCCGGCCTGA
- a CDS encoding isovaleryl-CoA dehydrogenase: MSASSTTHEVSNQPPPLAGHNRYQRHAALREAVVREGAAWADEEIATHGQTLGDAAWIRRGEDAERNPPKLQTHDRYGNRLDVFDYHPAWHECLAWLKAQGVDTGAWADPRPGAHVRRAALFQLFAEVEPGALCPTTMTYGAVPALAREAALASWLPGLLSREYDPRFIPASQKRGLMMGMGMTEKQGGSDVRANTTRAEPTGEGGWYRLRGHKWFFSAPMCDAFLVTAQAPGGLSCFLLPRFAPDGSRNDIRIQRAKDKCGDRSNAGSEVEFWDALAHRVGEEGRGVPTVIEMATYTRLDCANGSAGTMRAALAQALHHASHRQVFGAPLSKQPLMQNVLADLALEVEGHVALALRLARAFDRQDQQDDGAESVIRRVLTPAAKYWVCKRGAAMAAEAMEVLGGNGYVEDSGMPRLYRQMPLNSIWEGSGNIMCLDVLRALQRTPRAAEVLAAEFAPACGRHAHFDRALAELQRWLAEPAELEAQARALVERLALLAEAALLIRHAPDFVATAFCQSRLGDTWHGAFGCLPRNAACGELIARAWPAA, encoded by the coding sequence ATGTCGGCTTCATCCACCACCCATGAAGTGAGCAACCAACCGCCGCCGCTGGCCGGCCACAACCGCTACCAGCGCCATGCCGCGCTGCGCGAAGCCGTGGTGCGCGAAGGCGCGGCATGGGCCGATGAGGAGATCGCGACCCACGGCCAGACCCTGGGTGATGCCGCCTGGATACGCCGGGGCGAGGATGCCGAACGCAACCCCCCGAAGCTCCAGACGCATGACCGCTATGGCAACCGGCTGGACGTCTTCGACTACCACCCGGCCTGGCATGAATGTCTTGCATGGCTCAAGGCGCAGGGCGTGGACACCGGCGCCTGGGCCGACCCGCGGCCGGGTGCGCATGTGCGGCGCGCCGCGCTCTTCCAGCTCTTCGCGGAGGTGGAGCCCGGCGCGCTCTGTCCCACCACCATGACCTACGGGGCGGTGCCTGCGCTCGCGCGCGAAGCGGCGCTCGCCAGCTGGCTGCCCGGCCTGCTCTCGCGCGAATACGACCCGCGCTTCATCCCCGCCTCACAGAAGCGCGGCCTGATGATGGGCATGGGCATGACGGAGAAGCAGGGCGGCTCGGACGTGCGCGCCAACACCACCCGCGCCGAGCCCACCGGCGAGGGCGGCTGGTATCGCCTGCGCGGCCACAAGTGGTTCTTCTCCGCGCCGATGTGCGACGCCTTCCTGGTCACCGCGCAGGCGCCGGGCGGGCTTAGCTGCTTCCTGCTGCCGCGCTTCGCGCCGGACGGCAGTCGCAACGACATCCGCATCCAGCGCGCCAAGGACAAATGCGGGGACCGCTCCAACGCCGGCTCCGAGGTGGAGTTCTGGGACGCGCTCGCGCATCGCGTGGGCGAGGAAGGCCGCGGCGTTCCCACCGTCATCGAGATGGCCACCTACACCCGGCTCGATTGCGCCAACGGTTCGGCCGGCACCATGCGCGCCGCGTTGGCGCAGGCCCTGCACCACGCAAGCCACCGGCAGGTCTTCGGTGCGCCCTTGAGCAAGCAGCCGCTGATGCAGAACGTGCTCGCCGATCTCGCGCTGGAGGTGGAAGGCCACGTCGCGCTCGCGTTGCGGCTCGCGCGGGCCTTCGACCGCCAGGACCAGCAGGACGATGGGGCCGAATCGGTGATCCGCCGCGTGCTGACGCCCGCCGCCAAATACTGGGTCTGCAAGCGTGGCGCTGCGATGGCGGCGGAGGCGATGGAAGTGCTGGGCGGCAACGGCTACGTGGAAGACAGCGGCATGCCGAGGCTCTACCGCCAGATGCCGCTCAATTCCATCTGGGAAGGCTCGGGCAACATCATGTGCCTGGACGTGCTGCGCGCCCTGCAGCGCACGCCGCGTGCAGCGGAAGTGCTGGCGGCGGAGTTTGCCCCCGCCTGCGGCCGCCATGCGCACTTCGATCGTGCGCTGGCCGAGCTGCAGCGCTGGCTGGCCGAACCGGCAGAACTCGAGGCGCAGGCACGCGCGCTGGTGGAGCGGCTCGCGCTGCTCGCCGAAGCGGCCTTGCTGATCCGCCATGCGCCCGACTTCGTCGCGACCGCCTTCTGCCAGAGTCGCCTGGGCGACACCTGGCACGGCGCCTTCGGTTGCCTGCCGCGCAACGCGGCCTGCGGCGAACTGATCGCGCGGGCCTGGCCCGCGGCCTGA
- the speD gene encoding adenosylmethionine decarboxylase: MEGLHILADLYRCAEDAPWRDPLALAAACAQAVAQAGLRQVGESWHGFGAEGGVTGTILLAESHMAIHTWPELQTVTLDVYVCNFGGDNSARAEALLAGLSALFRPADLRVQRVQRGALRPPVERTALEVSAQSRPWLTPQPGG; the protein is encoded by the coding sequence ATGGAAGGACTGCACATCCTCGCCGACCTCTACCGCTGTGCCGAGGACGCGCCCTGGCGCGATCCGCTGGCGCTGGCCGCCGCCTGTGCGCAGGCCGTGGCGCAAGCCGGGCTGCGGCAGGTGGGCGAGAGCTGGCACGGCTTCGGCGCCGAGGGCGGAGTGACCGGCACCATCCTGCTGGCCGAATCGCATATGGCGATCCACACCTGGCCGGAGCTGCAGACGGTCACCCTGGACGTCTACGTCTGCAATTTCGGCGGCGATAACTCCGCGCGTGCCGAGGCCCTGCTGGCCGGGCTGAGCGCGCTCTTCCGCCCGGCCGATCTGCGGGTGCAGCGTGTCCAGCGCGGCGCCCTGAGGCCGCCGGTCGAACGCACCGCGCTGGAAGTCTCGGCCCAGAGCCGGCCCTGGCTCACGCCCCAGCCGGGCGGCTGA
- a CDS encoding NADP-dependent oxidoreductase has product MSQAVRTNRRIVLAARPQGLPTLEDFRLESVAAPEPGEGQVLLQTEWLSLDPYMRNLMDARGTRYAPAVAIGAPMVGGTVSRVLVSRHPDFQPGERVLASAGWQDYALSDGQELTRLGDMAEPSHALGGLGMTAFTAYVGLLDIGQPRAGETVVVAAATGAVGAIVGQIARIKGARVVGIAGGAGKCRYAVEVLGFDTCLDRHDPQFARQLAQACPEGIDVYFENVGGEVFEAVLPLLNEGARVPVCGFIAHYNEADTPAGPNRLPQLMEAILQRRIRMQGFIILDHYATRFAAFREDMQAWLAAGHIVLREDRVEGLEAAPTAFIELLQGRNFGKRVVKVAGA; this is encoded by the coding sequence ATGTCGCAAGCCGTCCGCACCAATCGCCGCATCGTCCTCGCTGCCCGTCCGCAAGGTCTGCCGACCCTGGAGGACTTCCGGCTCGAAAGCGTCGCCGCACCCGAGCCCGGGGAGGGTCAGGTGCTGTTGCAGACCGAATGGCTTTCGCTTGACCCCTACATGCGCAACCTCATGGACGCGCGCGGCACCCGCTATGCGCCGGCGGTCGCGATCGGCGCACCCATGGTGGGCGGCACGGTCAGCCGGGTCCTGGTGTCGCGGCATCCGGACTTCCAGCCGGGCGAACGGGTACTCGCAAGCGCCGGCTGGCAGGACTACGCGCTGTCGGACGGCCAGGAGCTCACGCGTCTGGGCGACATGGCCGAGCCCTCGCATGCGCTGGGCGGCCTGGGCATGACGGCGTTTACCGCCTACGTGGGTCTGCTGGACATCGGACAGCCGCGGGCGGGCGAGACCGTGGTGGTCGCGGCGGCCACCGGGGCGGTCGGCGCCATCGTCGGCCAGATCGCCCGGATCAAGGGGGCACGCGTGGTCGGGATTGCCGGCGGCGCCGGCAAGTGCCGCTACGCGGTCGAGGTGCTCGGCTTCGACACCTGCCTGGATCGGCATGATCCGCAGTTCGCGCGGCAGCTGGCGCAGGCCTGCCCGGAGGGCATCGACGTGTATTTCGAGAACGTTGGCGGGGAGGTCTTCGAGGCGGTGCTGCCACTGCTGAACGAGGGCGCGCGGGTGCCGGTCTGCGGTTTCATCGCGCACTACAACGAGGCCGACACACCGGCAGGACCCAACCGCCTGCCGCAGCTGATGGAGGCCATCCTGCAGCGGCGCATCCGCATGCAGGGCTTCATCATTCTCGACCACTACGCCACACGCTTTGCCGCCTTCCGCGAGGACATGCAGGCCTGGCTGGCGGCGGGCCACATCGTCCTGCGCGAGGACCGGGTCGAAGGCCTGGAAGCCGCGCCGACTGCTTTCATCGAGTTGTTGCAGGGGCGGAACTTCGGCAAGCGGGTGGTCAAGGTCGCGGGCGCCTGA
- a CDS encoding TetR/AcrR family transcriptional regulator encodes MNAAPTTPDVREHILATAHPLLLARGFTAVGLAEVLSAAAVPKGSFYHYFASKEAFGEALLERYFAGYLAHAEALLNGPGNAAQRLLAYFEDWQDSQTGDEARSRCPVVKLGAEVSDLSEIMRAALQRGTGRVTARITRCIAEGQVDGSLAHLAAAESDQLGRTLYQDWLGASLLAKILRDRAPLDTAMANTRTLLNLD; translated from the coding sequence ATGAATGCAGCCCCCACCACCCCGGACGTCCGCGAACACATCCTTGCGACGGCCCATCCGCTCCTGCTCGCGCGAGGCTTCACCGCGGTGGGCCTGGCCGAAGTGCTGAGCGCGGCAGCAGTGCCCAAGGGGTCCTTCTATCACTACTTCGCGTCCAAGGAAGCCTTCGGCGAAGCCTTGCTGGAGCGCTATTTCGCCGGCTACCTGGCCCATGCCGAGGCCTTGTTGAACGGCCCCGGCAACGCGGCGCAGCGGCTCCTCGCCTATTTCGAGGACTGGCAGGACTCGCAGACCGGGGACGAGGCGCGCAGCCGCTGCCCGGTGGTGAAGCTGGGGGCGGAGGTGAGCGATCTTTCGGAAATCATGCGCGCCGCCTTGCAGCGGGGCACCGGGCGGGTCACCGCCAGGATCACGCGCTGCATCGCCGAGGGTCAGGTGGACGGTTCGCTCGCGCATCTGGCCGCTGCCGAGTCCGACCAGCTCGGGCGCACCCTCTACCAGGATTGGTTGGGCGCAAGCCTGCTCGCCAAGATCCTGCGTGATCGCGCGCCGCTGGACACGGCGATGGCCAATACCCGCACCCTCCTGAACCTCGACTGA
- a CDS encoding NAD-dependent epimerase/dehydratase family protein, producing MTGGSGYVAGWIIARLLEEGRAVRATLRDMARADAVRADIANVARDTASLEFVAADLLADAGWEAAMQGVRHVVHVASPVMARRGVDTLAVAVDGTRRVLRAAAAAGVERIVLTSSAAAARASADLSRPADESDWTDARASGIDTYTLSKTLAERAAWDFAREHPAGPKIATVLPGFVQGLLLGRNASASLGVVGQMLGGKMPAVPRLGFVMIDVRDLADLHVRVLDDPKGMGERWIASTDFLWLADVAAVLRERLGHAASRVPKRTMSDWLVSLLSLANRDMRPLVAELGKRREFSSAKAGRILDWHPRAASEAVIATAESLLAKASPAT from the coding sequence GTGACCGGCGGTTCGGGCTACGTCGCGGGCTGGATCATCGCCCGCTTGCTCGAAGAAGGGCGCGCCGTCCGGGCGACCCTGCGCGACATGGCGAGAGCGGATGCGGTGCGCGCCGACATCGCAAACGTGGCGCGGGATACGGCCAGCCTGGAATTCGTGGCGGCCGACCTTTTGGCCGATGCAGGGTGGGAGGCTGCGATGCAGGGCGTTCGGCATGTCGTCCACGTCGCCTCGCCCGTCATGGCGCGGCGCGGCGTCGACACGCTTGCGGTCGCGGTCGATGGCACAAGGCGAGTGTTGCGTGCAGCGGCAGCTGCTGGCGTCGAGCGGATCGTGCTGACCTCTTCCGCTGCGGCAGCACGTGCGAGTGCTGATCTCTCGCGCCCCGCCGACGAGAGCGACTGGACTGATGCGAGGGCATCGGGCATCGATACCTATACCTTGTCCAAGACGCTTGCCGAGCGCGCCGCCTGGGATTTTGCGCGTGAGCATCCGGCCGGGCCGAAGATCGCGACCGTTCTCCCCGGATTCGTGCAAGGACTGCTGCTTGGACGCAACGCAAGCGCGAGTCTGGGCGTGGTCGGCCAGATGCTCGGCGGGAAGATGCCCGCCGTGCCGCGCCTGGGCTTCGTCATGATCGACGTGCGCGACCTGGCCGATCTGCATGTGCGTGTGCTGGACGATCCAAAGGGCATGGGTGAGCGATGGATCGCCAGCACGGACTTTCTGTGGCTCGCGGATGTAGCGGCGGTTCTTCGTGAGCGGCTCGGGCATGCAGCTTCGCGCGTGCCAAAGCGCACGATGTCAGATTGGCTGGTCTCGCTGCTTTCGCTTGCCAACCGCGACATGCGGCCGCTGGTGGCAGAGCTTGGAAAACGTCGCGAGTTCTCGTCCGCGAAGGCGGGCCGCATTCTCGATTGGCATCCCAGAGCGGCGAGCGAGGCCGTGATCGCAACCGCGGAGAGCCTCTTGGCAAAGGCGTCGCCGGCCACGTAA
- a CDS encoding CPBP family intramembrane glutamic endopeptidase codes for MVPPSLPSLLPFVLISACVIAVALAARARAAVPPVLLVVAGLGFAGGLLRIEGVTGLAAAAGLLWMQGREEISAKARIAACVALVLLALALALHRVPGFSPLLWQTGFGREGARDLLWQLDKACAGLLLLGWVGARPPRASVSQWLSMVVLGALVMVGLALLFGLAQWSPLVPTGFVAWALGNLLIVALAEEVFFRGVLQARLERLLAARTAHAGVIAVLAVALLFGLAHLGWGRGFACAATLAGLFYGAAFRMGGLPGAVLAHALTNMSLVLLTHSALG; via the coding sequence ATGGTCCCGCCTTCCCTGCCCAGCTTGCTGCCCTTCGTCCTCATATCTGCCTGCGTGATCGCCGTGGCGCTCGCTGCGCGCGCCCGCGCCGCGGTCCCACCCGTGCTGCTGGTCGTCGCCGGTCTGGGTTTTGCCGGCGGACTCCTGCGCATCGAGGGCGTGACGGGGCTCGCGGCGGCGGCGGGGTTGCTCTGGATGCAGGGTCGCGAGGAGATCTCGGCGAAGGCCCGCATCGCGGCCTGCGTCGCGCTGGTGTTGCTGGCGCTCGCGCTGGCACTGCACCGGGTGCCGGGCTTCTCGCCGCTCCTGTGGCAGACCGGCTTCGGCCGCGAGGGCGCGCGCGATCTGCTGTGGCAACTCGACAAGGCCTGCGCCGGGCTGCTGCTGCTCGGCTGGGTCGGGGCGCGGCCGCCGCGCGCGAGCGTGTCGCAGTGGCTGTCGATGGTCGTGCTCGGCGCACTGGTCATGGTCGGACTGGCGCTGCTCTTCGGCCTCGCGCAATGGTCCCCGCTGGTGCCGACGGGCTTTGTGGCGTGGGCGCTCGGCAATCTCCTGATCGTCGCCCTGGCCGAAGAGGTGTTCTTCCGCGGCGTGCTGCAGGCGCGGCTGGAACGCTTGCTCGCCGCGCGGACCGCGCACGCCGGCGTGATCGCGGTGCTCGCCGTGGCGCTGCTCTTCGGCCTTGCCCACCTGGGCTGGGGGCGGGGTTTCGCCTGCGCGGCGACGCTGGCCGGACTCTTCTATGGAGCGGCCTTCCGCATGGGCGGCCTGCCTGGCGCGGTGCTGGCCCATGCGCTGACCAATATGAGCCTGGTGCTGCTCACGCACTCCGCGCTGGGTTGA